One genomic region from Deltaproteobacteria bacterium encodes:
- a CDS encoding addiction module protein, with the protein MPVTKKIIDEALSLPVEERVRIANSLLESLNMPNPAIDKKWAEVAKRRLGELRSGKVKPIPGNEVFDRVHERFAK; encoded by the coding sequence ATGCCTGTCACTAAAAAAATTATCGATGAAGCCCTTTCTCTTCCAGTTGAGGAGCGTGTACGTATCGCAAATTCCTTATTGGAAAGCCTTAACATGCCCAATCCAGCCATTGACAAGAAATGGGCGGAGGTAGCTAAACGACGGCTTGGAGAACTTCGTTCAGGAAAAGTTAAACCGATTCCAGGTAACGAGGTATTTGATAGAGTCCATGAACGGTTTGCTAAATGA